Genomic window (Deinococcus arcticus):
ATTCTGGCGCTGGCGGTGCCGGCCCTGGGTTTTGGCTGGGCGCCCACCCTGCTGGGGCTGGTGCTGTACGGCCTGGGCCCGGTGGTGGGGCAGGCGATTCTGGGGTTGCAGGGCGTGCCCGCCGGAGTGCTGGACGCTGCGCGCGGCATGGGCATGTCCGGGGCGCAGCGGCTGTGGCAGGTGGAACTGCCCCTGGCCCGGCCGGTCCTGCTGGCAGGCCTGCGCACCAGCGTGGTCTACAACGTGGGCACAGCCACAGTGGGCGCAGCGCTGGGCGCTGGGGGGCTGGGCGATCCCATCATCGGGGGGCTGTCGCAGCAGAACACGGCGCTGGTGCTCGCGGGCGCGCTGCCGGCGGCGCTGCTGGCGCTCACGCTGGACGCGTGGTTGGCCCTGGCACAGCCACCCGCCTGAAGCCCAGCGCCGCCGCCGGGCCGGCGTGCCCTGACACCAACTGTAACGCAGGTGAAATTTCAGCCGACCTGCGGTACACTCGGGCGTATGCAGCGCCGCTGGTTTCCTGTCCTCTGGTCTGCACGCTTGCCGCTTCACCCCCTGGTTCTCCCCTGTCGCTAACGCGGTCCAGCTCTGTGGCTGGACCGCTTTTGTTGGCTGGTGAACCGGCGCCGCCCCACACCCCCGTGTGAGGTCTGAACCGCTCCCGCTGGCCCCCTCGTTCCTGGCCGCTAGAGGTGACACCTTGAAGCAGACTGCTTTTCAGCCCGGTGACCGCGTTGTTCTTCCTCCGTACGGCATTGGCGTGGTGCGCGGCACCTGCCTGCGGCCCGTGTCCGGCGAGGCCCACGCCTACTATCAGGTCGAGTTTCCCAACACCGCCAGTCAGGCGTTTGTGCCCGTGGCGGCGCCCGACACGGCCGGCATGCGCGCGGCCCTCACGGCGCGCGACATGCCCGCGCTGCTCTCTTCCCTCAAGACCAGC
Coding sequences:
- a CDS encoding ABC transporter permease, whose product is MRGHGRPWGALLWPALLGLCLWPGALPALVNPLGLGEVGPLDPPLWRLTLTHLGLVGLATLLVAALGLPLAVAVTRPGWAAPRQLAELLVGLGQTVPTFAILALAVPALGFGWAPTLLGLVLYGLGPVVGQAILGLQGVPAGVLDAARGMGMSGAQRLWQVELPLARPVLLAGLRTSVVYNVGTATVGAALGAGGLGDPIIGGLSQQNTALVLAGALPAALLALTLDAWLALAQPPA